In Nodosilinea sp. PGN35, the genomic stretch TTCGGCAGCCCCAAGGGGGTGTTTGAGACCGAGACGGGGCAAAAGCGTGGCGTTAACACGATGGCCTACACCGACAGCGAAATCGATCGCATTGGCAGGGTTGCCTTCGAGACCGCCCAAAAGCGCCGGGGCCAGCTGTGCTCGGTGGATAAAGCCAACGTGCTGGAGGTGTCGCAGCTGTGGCGCGATCGCATCACCGCCCTGGCCGCCGACTATCCCGACGTCGCCCTCACCCACATGTATGTCGACAACGCCGCCATGCAGCTGATCCGCTGGCCCAAGCAGTTTGACACCATTGTCACCGGCAACCTGTTTGGGGATATTCTCTCCGATGCGGCGGCGATGTTGACCGGCAGCATTGGCATGTTGCCCTCCGCCAGCCTGGGGGCCAGCGGCCCTGGGGTCTACGAACCCGTCCACGGCTCGGCCCCAGACATCGCCGGGCAAGACAAGGCCAACCCCCTGGCCCAGGTGTTGAGCGCCGCCATGATGCTGCGCTACGGCCTCGATCAGCCCGCCGCCGCCGATCGCATTGAGCAAGCCGTGACAAAAGTCTTAGATCAGGGTTATCGAACTGGCGATATCATGTCTGAAACCATGACCCAGGTAGGTTGCAAAGCGATGGGCGAAGCCCTGCTGCGCGCCCTGGCGTAAAGCTTTTTCTAGATGACCGTCTAGAGTTGGCTGCCCCTGGAAAGATCGATTAGAGTCTATGTATTAGTCGCACAGGTGAGCCGTGTACGGTCTACAGCAACCCCCTTCCATGAGCCAACCGCCCAGTCAGCCATTGGAAAGCGCCCTGCCCACGGCGCTTAACCCGGCTCTGCTGAAATCAGCCCGGCAAATCTATCGCACCTACTACGAGGTGCACCCCGAAGATGTGCAGCGCCCCATCGGCATTGCCATCAGCACCAAGACCCACCGGGGGAAGCTGATTTTTGGCGATCGCCCCGTGCTGTTGCCCAACGAGTGCTTTGTGCCCATCAGCCAGATCGAGCCAGGGCTGCACTAGACCAGCGGCAGGCTTAGCCAGACCCGGCGACCTGCTGAGATACTGGGCCATTTTCTCCGGGCACACTGGGGGGGTAACCCAGTAGTGCAGGGGGTCTGGTACCTATGGCTGAGTCTTCTTGGGCAGCGCCCCTGGCTGGGGTAGGTGATTTGCCATCTAGGCCATTGCCTGTCCCCCATGGTCAGCAGCGCCCGGCCCCAGCTAGGCGATCGCTGCCCAGCTACACCCAGCAGTTGCTGCGGCGACTGCGGCTTAAGCTGGCCAATGCGGCCCCCGGCAAAGAAACCCTCGACCTGTCGGTGGTGATCTGCACCTACAACGGCGAGCACCGCCTGCCCAAGGTGCTCGACTGTCTGCTGGCCCAGCTCGGTACCGAGCACCTGGCCTGGGAAGTGGTCGTGGTAGACAACAACAGTACCGACGGTACGGCCCAGGTGGTCAAAGCCTATCAGCAGCGGTGGCCCCAAGACATTCCCCTGCGCTACGCCTTTGAGGCGCGCCAGGGAGCCGGTTATGCCCGCCAGCAGGCCATCCATATCGCTCGCAGCCCCCTGGTGGGATTTTTAGACGACGACAATCACCCCGCCCTGGGATGGGTGGTCGCCGCCCATCGGTTTGGCCAGGTTCACCCCCAGGCGGGAGCCTACGGCAGCCGCATTCGGGGTGATTTTGAAACCGCGCCGCCGCCCAACTTTGAGCGCATTGGTGCGATGCTGGCCCTGACCGAGCGTGGGCCTGCGCCCCTGCGCTACGCCCCCGAGCAGAAGGTGTTGCCGCCAGCGGCGGGGCTGGTGGTGCGGCGGCAGGCCTGGCTGAGCAGTGTGCCCGAGCAGCTCACCCTGGCCGATGCCATTGGCTTTCGCGCCGCCGGCGAAGATCTCGAAGTGGTGCTTCACATGCAGCGTCAGGGTTGGGAGGTGTGGTACAACCCGGCCATGCGGATGCAGCACGAAATTCCGGCCAGTCGATTTGAGCGCGACTACCTGCTGCGGATGTTTCGCAGCATTGGCCTCAGCCGCCACCGCACCCGCATGCTGAGCGTGCCCCTGTGGCAGCGCCCGCTGATGGCCCCCGCCTACCTGGCCAACGATATGCGCAAGATTTTGCGCCATCTCGTCAAGCACCAGGGCGAGGTGGTCAGCGACACCGTGACCGCCTGTGAGATGACCCTGTACCTCTATAGTCTGCTCAGCCCTTTTTATATCACCCAGCGGCTGTGGCGGCAGCGGTGGGCGCGGAGAATTTGTAAGTTTTGAGCTTTGATAAGTTTTGAGCTTTGAGTTGAGGGCTGATTCAGAACT encodes the following:
- the hpsE gene encoding hormogonium polysaccharide biosynthesis glycosyltransferase HpsE, whose translation is MAESSWAAPLAGVGDLPSRPLPVPHGQQRPAPARRSLPSYTQQLLRRLRLKLANAAPGKETLDLSVVICTYNGEHRLPKVLDCLLAQLGTEHLAWEVVVVDNNSTDGTAQVVKAYQQRWPQDIPLRYAFEARQGAGYARQQAIHIARSPLVGFLDDDNHPALGWVVAAHRFGQVHPQAGAYGSRIRGDFETAPPPNFERIGAMLALTERGPAPLRYAPEQKVLPPAAGLVVRRQAWLSSVPEQLTLADAIGFRAAGEDLEVVLHMQRQGWEVWYNPAMRMQHEIPASRFERDYLLRMFRSIGLSRHRTRMLSVPLWQRPLMAPAYLANDMRKILRHLVKHQGEVVSDTVTACEMTLYLYSLLSPFYITQRLWRQRWARRICKF
- the leuB gene encoding 3-isopropylmalate dehydrogenase — protein: MTSTYRITLLPGDGIGPEIMAVAVDVLKTVGGQMDLAFEFEQALIGGAAIDETGEPLPEATLKTCKASDAVLLAAIGGYKWDTLPRHQRPETGLLGLRAGLELFANLRPATILPQLIDASSLKREVVEGVDIMVVRELTGGIYFGSPKGVFETETGQKRGVNTMAYTDSEIDRIGRVAFETAQKRRGQLCSVDKANVLEVSQLWRDRITALAADYPDVALTHMYVDNAAMQLIRWPKQFDTIVTGNLFGDILSDAAAMLTGSIGMLPSASLGASGPGVYEPVHGSAPDIAGQDKANPLAQVLSAAMMLRYGLDQPAAADRIEQAVTKVLDQGYRTGDIMSETMTQVGCKAMGEALLRALA